ttataatgtataatggcttctatagctataatatatatacatatatcttgTCAAAAACActgtgttatatatttatacattatatatattatatataaatataataagttaaatgttaatttatttatatcagaCTAACGGTTGTGTTTGTGCTATTTCAGCAAGTAACACCTCAAGAAAGCGGGATCTACACGTGCGTGTGTAAACATCTCGGAAACATATCGCTGTCGGCAAGGTCGGTACAGCTGGAAATAAAAAAGGAATGGAAAGACCTCTGGGAAAACGACTACACGGTAATTACTTAAACATCACTATAGGACAGTAATGATATACACGCATTTCAATTACTATCTAAATAATGCTGTAATACATCATCGTATATACTATATCGTTAAcactacaaaattgtatttatctgCTTGagtacgtaggtatataggcCGTACAGCACTAACACTTAACAGCCGGCgtgtattaaaacattatatattccattgaaaaatataaaatatattatataaagttatgATGATTGATCGATGGTAGGGTATTTTTTTCTACTATCTAATACTTAATAGGGATCAGCACGGGCCGTTTTTTCGGCCGAatcttaaacttaaaaaatgtccCCACCCTGGtccgtaattttttttgttcagtcTAACCCAACCAGGTCcgttcgtaatttttttatataactatataatattgataattactATTGAGTATTGACCAGTGCTTgaattgggaaaaattaagtagaggagctcaatccaacgatttaaaaactgcGAAATTACTCAACACAGACCCGTGGGCCCCCACGATCCTGCCttacaaacattttgaataccACTTTTCGGCAACACATTTTGAATtccaaataggtataatatattttgatagcaaTATCTACACCTTACACTGTtacacgagaaaaaaaaattaataataatctacctgtttattcaatatactaaatagataacaaaattaataattatgaacaaaATTCATAGAGACCACGTATtttgataaacataaaaatttaaaaattcaaaaattccaaTAAATGATAACTATAACTGAAActgacaacatttattttcattcggaacacgatttaagatagtactagCACACATCAATATCTGTGCCTtagataatatacttgtataagATCTATCGCAGACTTGGGTAGTATTTCGAATACTAGCTATATtcgaaatacttttttttgaatatggtattttgaatactttttacaagtattctgagtacagtattcggaataattttttaacgtccaatataaatttgaatataatttataactaatagattatagatagcCAGATAGGTGTGTTTATCGAGATAAtgataatgttaatttataaacacagaattaaaaaagtaatatttttgctattgaaatctaaatctactaaaaaaagtattcaaaaaatatttggaatactttttgtgaagtattccaaatacttaggaatattattatcataaagtattcaaatacatattctgaatactttttttttaagtattcggattatgtatttgaaatacttttaaaaagtattttacccaagtcTGGATCTATGATCTGTGAACTATTGACTATGTAGGGCGTAGgcaataatattctataccaATAATTGCAAAAGTGCCATACACTCGAACTCTATACAGCAGGGCACAATAAATATCGGTGTAAATAGGGATGGACCATCTTCTAGTCTCCTCAATTccaaaacctaacctaacctagtacCCACAtactaattataatgtataatttttagaaaatattacggaggggggggggggggctttgaTTACCTCCAAAAAATTGGACTATATACATCTATGATAACgaataatgcattttaaattacaccACGCAATGGTTTGTAGTAAGCACGAttgtatatactgtatagtgtactGCCAGTAAATGTGATGTTTTGCAGTGTAGGTACTTAACGAGTGTCGAGTAACGATGAAAGAATTAAGATACCCATGAAGATAGTAgcacaaacaaattaattagcTGATTATTATTTCGTCTTATAGCTTTCTAGATCGCAGTTTCAATGTTTTCGAAATATCTTATTGAAATCAATTTGTTTGTATACATATGGTGTCCATCATGCTATTtagttttgatttaatttactacctatttactacttcaatattttatataatacatgactattaaactgtataatattggtaATCTATAACTGTAAATGGTGTTATTTtaggtatgtataggtatatcacGTTAAAACAATGTAGAACATATAATAAGTACAGGTCACCTTAGGAGTTTGactataatcaattattatatttattatatgttaacCAAATGCAAACTAAAGCAGAGTTATCACGTTAATTTATCACGATTTACAATCTTGcgaaaatgtgtataatttcaaataggtttaatattctggtatgaattttaaattttagtatcccttataaaaaaaaaataattgtgtttgaATTTGTCATTATTACGCACGTCGCACGTGcacctaaatttaaatttaattttgtttttaatttttttacaccattttACTTTTGCAcagtttttgtaaaattctaaaatctaacctaacctaagttATTTGAAACACAAACATGAAAcaaccaatataaataattataacgattTGTACAACTGATCTGTAGGTCAACAGCATACGATTGGCGGCTGTCTTGAGCGTGTTGGTGTTGCTGGTGCTGTTGCTGTACTTGTTTTACCTAACGGCGTATAAGAATAGTAACAGAACGCTGCACTTCAGGGGTAAATTTATTGATTAGTTGCATTATAGACTACTTTTTTTATCGGCTATATTACGTATAATGTGTTACGATTTATGGTTTCAGAAGATTCAGACGAAGACGTGTCGATGGACAGACAGATGTACAGAAAAACTAACATAATGAAAGAAAACATGTTTCAACACGGCATAGACAACCCGACGCTGGAAAAAGAAGCGCCCCAAGTCAAAAATAACGGAGAAACGAAGGCGTAATATCGGATGCAATAACACAGTTCGTCGGTATGAAAAAGGCAGTTCCTTGTCGGAAAATGACTGTTCCGAttgttttttcttcatttttctccGTCTTTATATAgtgaatgtatatattatataaaaataaacaaaaatacgaataatctaactgtataaaaaaaatatatgaacaaaaaataaaataaaaatattgtattgttaagcCTGAAGTGTATCACAACCTGATGAGGACCAACGAATGACTATGCTATATAATGTCATTAGATTCTTGCTGTAGGAGTGTAGGACGAAAAATCGaatcaatttcaatttaatataattgggatataaaaatatacaaaatataatataatattattcgcgtAATTCCGGCAAGCACATCTCgccagcataataatataagtacattaaACATAAACGAGTACGTTAAACTCCGGTAGCGTTATACAcatcatcattatcatcattattcattaacgatagtaaaataatatttatgactaCTATACGACCTCATTTCATCACAACGAGTAACGACTACAACACGATGTTTGAACATGGGTTGGAATGCGCGTTGGCAGGTGGGGCTTTTATTGGATAGCAAAGGgttgggggggagggggagcCTCACGCGGTCTCGTCCGCCAAGTTGGAGTCCCGTGTGACGTCCATCGCACTGTCGTCATCTTCGTCCTCTTCGTCATCCACTTCCATCTCAAACAGCCGGACCTTGTGCCGGCTGTGCGACAACAGCACAGCCACTTTCCGGGTGCCGCTGACAGCGAAACTCGAGGCTGCCATGTTTTCCACCACTCGGCACGTGTAATCGCTTAGCGTGTGACAGCTTCCGCTACTGCTGCTGTTGCTAGCAATCGGCTGGCCTATCCGGCACGTTGTCAGTCCGTCCGTCGAACAGTGGCTGCGCACGCAGCTGGTGGACAGTTGCACGAACAGCGAGAATCGGTTGGACGCCCGGTCGAGCGTCTCCGTTAGCACAGACACGTAGTCAGGCGAATAAAACTGCACGTCGTGCACGTTCTGCTTGATGCCATCGCATGAGTAGAAAACGGTAGTGCTGCGCTGCGTCACCTCTCGTGTGTCGCCGTACGCCATCAGCTCGTAGAACCCAAAGTCGTGTGCGTGGAGTTCCCGAACACAGCACACCAGCAGCTTGTGATTGGGCAGGTCCACCATGTTCACCCGAGTGCGACCGTGCGACAGTCCCGACGGCCCCTCCAGAGGAACGTTGTCGTACATGACGAACGTCTTGTCAAAGAACGTCTTGCGCTGCGCGAATATGTCCATCAGGTCGGCCTTGAGCACGGCGAACTGTTGTGTAAGTGAATGGGTCCGAGACGCTGCCACGATCAGTTCGTTCTCCTCCAGGCACGGGTTTTCCTGGAGTAGTGACCACCACTGGCTACGCGTATCGTACGGGCACTCCAGGTCACCGTCCAGGAAGTATTGGCCCACCCGGTCCAGTTTGTAGTCTTTGGCCTTGGCCCCGGTCTCTCCCATCCCGTTGATGTACTCGGCCAGCATGTTTAGTTCCTGTTGCGACGTGTTCGACAGCGACAAGTCGTTGGCCGAGTTTTCGTCGTTCAGCTTGATCATCATACCGTACAGCCACTTGAAGAACAGTTTGTACCGGGTCAGCGACTCTTCGATGACAATTTGCACCTCGTTGCACTTCATCAGGAACCCGTTGACCGATCGTAGAGCTTTTTTCACGCTGTG
Above is a window of Metopolophium dirhodum isolate CAU chromosome 3, ASM1992520v1, whole genome shotgun sequence DNA encoding:
- the LOC132940451 gene encoding uncharacterized protein LOC132940451 gives rise to the protein MLASKAVARLRTFFAVAALIVGRCAGRPASIGAGVPNHGGSGDNQKDLLPLQHTIIEVSPGDTAVLQCPSNDEHHRFQFWWMKPDQIIGPGTAPNSDKFKYEVLTGTLYIKQVTPQESGIYTCVCKHLGNISLSARSVQLEIKKEWKDLWENDYTVNSIRLAAVLSVLVLLVLLLYLFYLTAYKNSNRTLHFREDSDEDVSMDRQMYRKTNIMKENMFQHGIDNPTLEKEAPQVKNNGETKA
- the LOC132940449 gene encoding anaphase-promoting complex subunit 4-like translates to MTTMYGNGMKQLEERHVPTKVLKMEWSNKMDLLAIAKEHGEVSLHRLTWQRVWSLAAPKDKTLVTALAWRPDGKQLAVAYDSRDLLLVDVENKDIAFSKTTESKVTSLVWVQQEKPQKKDTIDSVLIKMKGLDYLPKLQSLVLRDTPEEENKIPKVQDTLNLLLVGMANCEVQILALGIFLCGSIKLAEVFKKEGTVLNIHMPVDFSYLYVAIQYYYGSIEIVTIKLQECDTCWDDVYDLAFKHDQLLSSLDYLDQTMKNILETWEHVSLMEMELKLSSYCPEDPEMVSADLLELLIYGILTERMDQFLKRDLTDKGIKKIGLSIESSHTNVQKLVVKQLSEVTNQILFQLVEISGMSLKKYECLGLTEHSVKKALRSVNGFLMKCNEVQIVIEESLTRYKLFFKWLYGMMIKLNDENSANDLSLSNTSQQELNMLAEYINGMGETGAKAKDYKLDRVGQYFLDGDLECPYDTRSQWWSLLQENPCLEENELIVAASRTHSLTQQFAVLKADLMDIFAQRKTFFDKTFVMYDNVPLEGPSGLSHGRTRVNMVDLPNHKLLVCCVRELHAHDFGFYELMAYGDTREVTQRSTTVFYSCDGIKQNVHDVQFYSPDYVSVLTETLDRASNRFSLFVQLSTSCVRSHCSTDGLTTCRIGQPIASNSSSSGSCHTLSDYTCRVVENMAASSFAVSGTRKVAVLLSHSRHKVRLFEMEVDDEEDEDDDSAMDVTRDSNLADETA